In the Vicia villosa cultivar HV-30 ecotype Madison, WI unplaced genomic scaffold, Vvil1.0 ctg.000481F_1_1, whole genome shotgun sequence genome, one interval contains:
- the LOC131628809 gene encoding uncharacterized protein LOC131628809, whose protein sequence is MSLPQFLIKVEVYINGNNPHVEFKLPEGATSLANLTYKLNELLSDIDNIRVRKIEFREDCIDSNGRVKCNLIELKTDEDVKTMWKSFRRRITKGSIELDAHIIRFVDDIIKMLKHPEPSIW, encoded by the coding sequence ATGTCTCTTCCTCAATTTCTGATTAAGGTGGAAGTGTATATCAACGGAAACAACCCTCATGTTGAATTCAAGCTTCCAGAGGGCGCCACATCTCTCGCCAATTTGACATACAAGTTAAATGAATTACTGTCTGATATTGATAACATAAGAGTGAGAAAGATCGAGTTTCGTGAAGATTGTATTGATAGTAATGGAAGAGTGAAATGCAACTTGATTGAGTTGAAGACCGACGAAGATGTTAAGACGATGTGGAAATCATTTCgccgtaggataactaaaggtTCAATCGAGTTGGATGCGCATATAATAAGATTCGTCGACGACATaataaagatgttgaaacatccagAACCATCGATCTGGTAA